One region of Opitutaceae bacterium genomic DNA includes:
- a CDS encoding FkbM family methyltransferase — MKSLLRQWAERLSGTRIFRRLPLGIDEFVDIKAAFPRHPFACFVDVGANVGQTARQIRRHFPQAEIHAIEPIADTFSRLRENTRDMGIKVHQLALGAANGEAEVAGPLSGVDSVMNSLAARNPAAPAGGSSTKAECVAVRTLETFCEESGITGIDYLKIDTEGFDLQVLKGAGAWIDEQRIPLVMAEVSMNPTNAFHVPFEEVKRHMEGRGYLVFALYEQTQEWKLKQPVLRRANVLFVSRRMAGVSSWSQGTLRSEACR, encoded by the coding sequence ATGAAAAGCCTGTTGCGCCAGTGGGCAGAACGTCTGAGCGGCACGCGCATATTCAGGCGCCTGCCGCTTGGGATCGACGAGTTTGTTGACATCAAGGCTGCGTTTCCCCGGCACCCCTTCGCGTGTTTCGTCGATGTTGGGGCAAACGTCGGCCAGACCGCGCGGCAGATTCGGCGGCACTTTCCGCAGGCGGAGATCCACGCGATTGAACCGATTGCGGACACATTCTCCCGGCTGCGGGAGAACACGCGGGACATGGGAATAAAGGTTCACCAGCTGGCGCTGGGCGCTGCGAATGGCGAGGCGGAAGTGGCAGGGCCGTTGTCGGGCGTGGACTCGGTGATGAATTCCCTTGCGGCCCGGAATCCGGCGGCGCCGGCAGGCGGCTCGTCAACGAAAGCGGAATGCGTCGCGGTCCGGACGCTGGAGACCTTTTGTGAGGAGTCCGGAATCACCGGAATCGACTATCTCAAGATCGATACGGAAGGCTTTGATCTGCAGGTGTTGAAAGGTGCGGGTGCATGGATCGATGAGCAGCGCATTCCCCTTGTGATGGCGGAGGTGAGCATGAATCCCACGAATGCGTTTCATGTGCCGTTCGAGGAGGTGAAACGGCATATGGAGGGGAGGGGCTACCTCGTATTTGCGCTTTATGAGCAGACACAGGAATGGAAGTTGAAGCAGCCGGTGCTGCGTCGCGCCAATGTCTTGTTTGTTTCGCGGCGGATGGCGGGGGTTTCGAGCTGGTCGCAAGGAACTTTGCGGTCGGAGGCATGTCGATGA
- a CDS encoding PIN domain-containing protein, whose translation MADFIADTGPLVGWINSRDQWHDWSVAALAAIAPPLITCESVIAEAAWLLGRSRNAVDRLYGLVDAGALRVVPILPEHMAHLRALSAKYAQMDFCDAAVVRLAEMFPRATVITTDSAHFTVYRRFGSRPLALRHPG comes from the coding sequence GTGGCTGATTTCATCGCTGACACAGGACCGCTGGTGGGCTGGATCAATTCCCGGGACCAGTGGCATGACTGGAGCGTTGCGGCACTGGCGGCCATTGCGCCGCCGCTGATCACCTGTGAGTCAGTGATCGCGGAAGCAGCCTGGCTGTTGGGGCGTTCGCGCAATGCGGTGGACCGCCTCTACGGTCTTGTCGACGCCGGGGCTTTGCGCGTGGTGCCCATCCTGCCGGAGCACATGGCTCACCTGCGCGCACTCAGCGCGAAGTACGCGCAAATGGATTTCTGTGACGCTGCTGTTGTGCGTTTGGCGGAAATGTTTCCGCGCGCCACGGTGATCACGACCGATTCCGCTCATTTCACGGTTTATCGACGATTCGGAAGCCGGCCGCTTGCGCTGCGTCATCCCGGCTGA
- a CDS encoding glycosyltransferase: MTTIEKFADMPQACENIDAEPVPGGIILSRRGHSNGRRVLFVNSYGGPNLWREIREGLAPTHHLWGCIELLARGYTVLVSEPIKHFSIRGRILPHDLKYHRHLADWLRRDDILFSAHTLLYWIPLLHQLGYRRRVIVSLTYAREQLDFPRAHRGVIALTPAAADEARRVAPHAKVAMLGWGVDLGFYPVLPYNPKFFLSCGRTERDFGTLARGVGLSGHVTSIVSAKDAPGVVWPTNAKRVGTGGPGDSVPFSELVHHYYAHCTASIIALNADPREKTAVGFTAAIEAMAMARPVIVTHTGAMPGVLDLVKRRCGIAIPVGDAQALADAMRVLHDDPATAAEMGVTGRQHCEEFFNINRYASDLDAYFQSL; the protein is encoded by the coding sequence ATGACAACAATCGAGAAGTTTGCAGACATGCCTCAGGCCTGTGAGAACATTGACGCCGAACCGGTTCCCGGCGGCATCATCCTGTCGCGTCGCGGTCACTCGAACGGACGCCGTGTGCTGTTTGTCAACTCCTACGGCGGCCCGAACTTGTGGCGGGAGATCAGGGAGGGTCTCGCGCCGACGCATCATCTTTGGGGATGTATCGAACTGCTTGCGCGCGGCTACACCGTGCTGGTGTCCGAGCCCATCAAGCATTTCAGCATTCGAGGCCGTATCCTGCCGCATGATTTGAAGTATCACCGGCATCTCGCCGACTGGCTTCGCAGGGACGACATCCTGTTCAGCGCGCACACCCTCCTGTACTGGATTCCCCTGCTGCATCAGCTCGGGTACAGGCGGCGGGTGATTGTGTCGCTCACCTATGCGCGGGAGCAACTGGATTTTCCCCGCGCGCACCGCGGCGTGATCGCGCTCACGCCGGCGGCTGCGGACGAAGCCCGGCGCGTGGCTCCCCACGCGAAGGTGGCGATGCTGGGCTGGGGGGTGGATTTGGGGTTCTACCCGGTGCTCCCGTACAACCCAAAATTCTTCCTATCCTGCGGTCGTACCGAGCGGGATTTCGGCACGCTCGCGCGCGGAGTTGGGCTGTCGGGTCATGTCACATCAATCGTCTCGGCCAAGGACGCACCAGGGGTCGTCTGGCCGACCAATGCCAAGCGAGTTGGGACCGGAGGGCCAGGGGATTCCGTTCCGTTTTCCGAACTCGTCCACCACTACTATGCCCATTGCACGGCGTCGATCATAGCCCTGAATGCCGATCCGCGCGAAAAGACAGCTGTGGGCTTCACGGCCGCGATTGAAGCCATGGCGATGGCCCGGCCGGTCATAGTGACGCACACCGGCGCGATGCCGGGCGTGCTGGATCTTGTGAAACGAAGGTGTGGCATCGCTATTCCCGTCGGCGATGCGCAGGCGCTAGCGGATGCCATGCGCGTCTTGCACGACGATCCGGCCACGGCCGCGGAAATGGGTGTCACCGGACGCCAGCACTGCGAGGAGTTCTTCAATATCAATCGCTACGCGTCTGATTTGGATGCCTACTTCCAGTCATTGTAG
- a CDS encoding glycosyltransferase family 2 protein, with amino-acid sequence MSNLCLTPAKNEAWILQHHLGAAGTWAARTFVADQLSTDASREIIRSTPRAELLCNDSPTYDENARQKLLLTAARKVPGKRILFGLDADEALSANATGSREWKMIQEAAPGTVLRFRWVNILPGFKTAWIPPNLIPCGFVDDGSEHQGRRIHSSRVPHPPGAPTLDCREIVVLHFQFVAWQRMASKQRWYQAWEHHGHGVKGPLAIFREYNHMHGSWNKEEIFPVDPEWLAGYDARGIEYRKLKSEDVTWWDREVLEFMSKAGTQAFRRIHLWDQDWNRMAALAGVAGDFSDPRNSWERLVHRLLKWSQARRGSLFTRGLEHLLRRQGW; translated from the coding sequence GTGAGCAACCTTTGCCTCACGCCGGCGAAGAATGAGGCATGGATTCTGCAACACCATCTGGGCGCTGCCGGGACCTGGGCGGCGAGGACTTTTGTTGCGGACCAGTTATCCACGGATGCATCGCGGGAAATCATTCGATCAACGCCGCGAGCGGAACTTCTCTGCAATGACTCGCCCACTTATGACGAGAATGCCCGGCAAAAGCTGCTCCTGACCGCAGCCAGGAAGGTGCCTGGGAAAAGAATCCTTTTCGGACTCGATGCCGATGAGGCCCTGTCGGCCAATGCGACAGGCAGCAGGGAATGGAAGATGATCCAGGAGGCCGCCCCGGGTACGGTCCTGCGGTTTCGGTGGGTGAATATTCTGCCGGGGTTCAAGACGGCATGGATCCCCCCGAACCTCATTCCCTGCGGATTCGTCGATGACGGCAGCGAGCATCAGGGTCGGCGCATCCATAGTTCCCGGGTGCCGCATCCTCCGGGCGCACCGACCCTCGACTGCCGGGAGATTGTTGTTCTGCACTTCCAGTTCGTGGCCTGGCAGCGCATGGCCAGCAAGCAGCGCTGGTATCAGGCTTGGGAGCACCATGGCCATGGTGTCAAGGGACCGCTGGCCATTTTCAGGGAGTATAACCACATGCATGGGAGCTGGAACAAGGAGGAGATCTTCCCTGTCGATCCCGAGTGGCTGGCGGGGTACGATGCCCGCGGCATTGAGTACCGGAAACTGAAGAGCGAGGATGTGACTTGGTGGGACCGCGAGGTTCTGGAGTTTATGAGCAAGGCGGGTACGCAGGCCTTTCGGCGGATTCATCTGTGGGATCAGGATTGGAACCGGATGGCCGCACTCGCGGGAGTAGCCGGCGATTTTTCGGATCCCAGGAACTCCTGGGAGCGACTGGTTCACCGGCTGCTCAAGTGGTCGCAGGCTCGCCGCGGCAGCCTGTTCACGCGCGGACTGGAGCACTTGCTGCGACGTCAGGGCTGGTGA
- a CDS encoding glycosyltransferase family 4 protein codes for MSRRIVYDGHIFRWQTYGGVSRYFCEIISRSRLAVGRRILGVGAVAGITRTGVGFSPPSRIKPRRISQAIVTEYWARRYLSRGCVFHPTNYRLSCGLKYGDLRCRLVVTVHDFIMLAYSEFREECAVMIAEQAEAIQAADHLICVSKYTESELHERYPNTRGKSSVVYHGSSFPALTEVGLQEKVANRAVSRFLFVGGRATYKNFLFILDAFHKSVKSGIPMKLVVAGAALSKEERWQVEARGLNEFIEVHCKPSEAQLHKLYLDSTALLYPSVHEGFGIPALEAMACGSLVIASSRTSLPEVVGDAGMLLDPFDTDAWVDRIVTVAKGSADLSPILRRGIARASALSWDLAAEKHDAIYLQLFG; via the coding sequence ATGAGTCGGAGAATTGTATATGACGGTCACATATTCCGATGGCAGACCTATGGTGGTGTCAGCCGGTATTTTTGCGAAATAATATCCAGATCGCGCCTTGCCGTTGGCAGACGGATTCTGGGTGTGGGAGCAGTGGCTGGGATCACACGCACAGGAGTAGGCTTTTCCCCACCGAGTAGAATAAAGCCACGACGAATCTCCCAGGCAATTGTAACCGAATACTGGGCAAGAAGGTATCTCTCTCGCGGATGCGTTTTTCACCCGACGAACTATCGACTATCATGCGGACTCAAGTACGGTGACCTCCGCTGTCGATTAGTTGTCACTGTGCATGACTTTATTATGCTGGCATATTCTGAGTTTCGTGAGGAATGTGCAGTGATGATTGCAGAGCAAGCGGAAGCAATTCAGGCGGCGGACCACCTCATTTGTGTTTCCAAGTATACCGAATCAGAGCTCCATGAACGGTACCCGAATACTCGCGGAAAGTCCTCAGTAGTGTATCATGGATCGTCTTTTCCAGCGCTTACCGAAGTGGGGTTGCAGGAGAAGGTTGCCAATCGGGCTGTATCCCGGTTTCTATTTGTTGGAGGGCGAGCTACCTATAAAAATTTTCTTTTTATTCTGGATGCATTCCACAAATCTGTAAAATCGGGTATCCCGATGAAACTCGTGGTTGCTGGTGCCGCACTTTCGAAGGAAGAACGATGGCAGGTTGAGGCGCGTGGCTTAAACGAATTCATTGAGGTACATTGCAAGCCTAGTGAGGCTCAGTTGCATAAGCTATATTTGGACTCAACTGCCCTATTGTACCCATCCGTGCATGAAGGGTTTGGAATTCCTGCGTTGGAGGCCATGGCGTGTGGTTCTCTTGTAATTGCGTCTTCTCGAACCAGTCTTCCGGAAGTTGTTGGGGATGCAGGAATGCTGCTAGATCCATTCGACACGGATGCATGGGTGGATCGGATTGTGACAGTGGCCAAGGGTTCCGCGGATCTTTCACCCATATTGAGACGCGGGATAGCAAGAGCCTCCGCACTATCGTGGGATCTGGCTGCGGAAAAGCATGACGCGATATACTTACAACTGTTTGGTTAA
- a CDS encoding glycosyltransferase family 2 protein, whose product MPRVSVVIPTFNRRKLLPEALDSLLRQTFQDWEAIVVDDGSNDDTFEVASDYARRDPRFRCLPREGEKRGADVCRNQGILAASAPLVVFLDSDDLLLPGAFEYRVHQAEAEPGMDFHVFMTRLFGRNPGDSAVIWNEFSEESDLRRFLRMDLVWHTSGPIWRRDALLRIGGFDESLASFQDWDIHVRALIAGLRYRKVPKVDHLYRRPDWQTDQLSSKSTRELRHLKSHRGMFRRTVDILAGAADPSVRALRAEMRPLYWWLAELWRQTGDTAGALDVWREARALGLCSRFHHRLGSNLLRLHGSRLGRHLLVLSEKLFPSTYDGLGSRTFHPIAKDVRS is encoded by the coding sequence ATGCCACGAGTATCAGTCGTCATACCCACTTTCAATCGTCGCAAACTGCTCCCGGAGGCGTTGGACAGTCTTCTGCGGCAGACTTTCCAGGACTGGGAGGCGATCGTCGTGGACGATGGATCCAATGACGACACCTTCGAGGTGGCGAGTGACTATGCGAGGCGGGATCCGCGCTTTCGGTGTCTGCCGCGTGAAGGGGAAAAGCGTGGCGCGGATGTCTGCCGCAATCAGGGGATCCTTGCTGCGTCGGCTCCACTGGTTGTGTTTCTGGATTCGGATGATCTGCTGCTGCCGGGTGCCTTCGAGTATCGCGTGCATCAGGCGGAGGCTGAACCGGGCATGGATTTTCATGTTTTCATGACCCGGCTGTTCGGACGCAATCCCGGAGACTCCGCGGTCATCTGGAATGAGTTTTCCGAAGAGTCTGATTTAAGGCGCTTTCTGCGCATGGATCTCGTGTGGCATACGTCGGGTCCCATCTGGCGCAGGGATGCGCTTCTTCGCATCGGTGGATTCGATGAATCACTGGCCAGCTTTCAGGATTGGGACATTCATGTTCGCGCGCTGATCGCTGGTTTGAGATACCGCAAGGTTCCGAAGGTTGACCACCTGTATCGTCGGCCCGACTGGCAGACCGACCAGCTCAGTTCGAAATCCACGCGGGAGCTCCGACACCTGAAATCACATCGAGGCATGTTCCGACGGACCGTTGACATCCTGGCAGGCGCTGCCGATCCGTCCGTCCGCGCGCTGAGGGCGGAGATGCGCCCGCTTTACTGGTGGCTCGCTGAACTCTGGCGGCAAACCGGCGATACGGCAGGTGCCTTGGATGTCTGGCGGGAGGCGCGGGCGCTGGGGCTATGCAGTCGGTTTCATCACCGGCTCGGGAGCAATCTGCTGCGACTGCATGGCAGCCGTCTGGGTCGCCACCTCTTGGTTCTCTCCGAGAAACTCTTCCCTTCCACCTATGATGGATTGGGATCGCGAACGTTTCATCCCATAGCGAAGGATGTGCGTTCGTAG
- a CDS encoding IS110 family transposase: MPANVSPNYVGLDISKDQLDYCLSETAEGRCANTPAGRSELIQRIRSVPNPRVVCEASGGYEKLIVAELLQAGIEVCVVQPGRCRAFAYAEGLLAKTDRIDARMLRRFGEKMNPRLAVPADPASATLREMLEHRRQLTTQLVEVNARLSLAGPTLRHLLTTQQKFLAQQIAKVEKLIDQLIDQDPDLKHKSQRLQQVKGIGPVLAATVLAYVPELGQIESAQLSALLGVAPHAADSGHTCAPRHVRGGRAPVRHVLYMAAVSASRSNPILAAFYQRLRANGKPAKVCLVAVMRKMACLMNHLLQDPDFVLA, encoded by the coding sequence ATGCCCGCAAATGTGTCACCCAACTACGTTGGACTGGATATTTCCAAGGACCAACTCGATTACTGCTTGAGCGAAACTGCTGAAGGCCGCTGTGCCAACACCCCCGCAGGTCGCTCTGAACTCATCCAAAGAATCCGCTCCGTACCAAATCCCCGCGTTGTGTGCGAAGCCAGCGGCGGCTACGAAAAGCTAATCGTCGCAGAACTGCTGCAAGCGGGCATTGAGGTGTGTGTCGTGCAACCAGGACGATGTCGCGCGTTTGCCTATGCGGAGGGCTTGCTGGCTAAGACCGATCGTATCGATGCCCGCATGCTGCGTCGCTTCGGGGAGAAAATGAATCCGCGCCTGGCTGTGCCGGCCGATCCGGCTTCGGCTACCTTGCGCGAGATGCTTGAACATCGCCGGCAATTGACCACCCAACTCGTGGAGGTGAATGCCCGCCTCTCCTTGGCTGGACCGACCCTGCGACACCTGCTGACGACCCAACAGAAGTTTCTCGCTCAGCAGATTGCCAAGGTCGAAAAACTCATCGACCAACTCATCGATCAGGATCCCGATCTCAAGCACAAGTCTCAACGGCTCCAGCAGGTCAAGGGCATCGGACCTGTGCTCGCTGCCACGGTTCTGGCCTACGTCCCTGAATTGGGCCAGATCGAATCCGCGCAGCTCTCGGCCTTGCTGGGTGTCGCACCCCACGCGGCCGATTCCGGCCACACCTGCGCACCCCGTCACGTACGCGGCGGGCGCGCACCCGTCCGACATGTCCTGTACATGGCCGCCGTCTCGGCATCCCGCTCCAATCCAATTCTCGCCGCCTTCTACCAGCGACTTCGCGCCAACGGCAAACCAGCCAAGGTCTGTCTCGTCGCCGTCATGCGGAAGATGGCCTGCCTGATGAATCATCTCCTTCAAGACCCTGATTTTGTTCTTGCCTGA
- a CDS encoding nucleotide sugar dehydrogenase — protein sequence MNISIVGLGYVGLPLSLQFARSGAKVLGLDIDPSKVEALNSGRSYIKHITGDAIATERKAGRFEASTDFARIRGVSAVIICVPTPLNKNREPDISFITETGKAIAPHLQKGTVVVLESTTYPGTTDEDLRGVLEKGSGLKAGTDFHLAFSPEREDPGNPQSVVATIPKVVGGFTPACLKRATELYSIAIKTLVPVSSCRVAEATKLLENTFRGVNIALVNELKVVYAAMGIDVWEVINAAKTKPFGFMAFYPGPGLGGHCIPIDPFYLTWKAREYGQHTRFIELAGEINTAMPEHVIHQVADALNERSKPVRGSRVLVLGLAYKPNVDDDRESPSYVLMEMLKQRGALVSYHDPYVPVIKPTREHPQWAGTKSVAWDRATIASFDAVLLATNHASVNYQELADWAPCIIDTRNAMAPVRTTPGQVRKA from the coding sequence ATGAACATCTCCATCGTCGGGCTCGGCTATGTCGGGCTTCCGCTTTCCCTGCAGTTTGCGCGCTCGGGCGCGAAGGTTCTTGGTCTGGACATCGATCCTTCCAAGGTGGAGGCACTGAACAGCGGGAGGAGTTACATCAAGCATATCACCGGTGATGCCATCGCCACCGAACGCAAGGCGGGGCGCTTCGAGGCGAGCACGGATTTCGCCCGCATCCGTGGTGTTTCCGCGGTGATCATCTGCGTGCCGACCCCGCTCAACAAGAACCGTGAGCCGGACATCTCCTTCATCACGGAAACCGGCAAGGCCATCGCGCCGCACCTGCAGAAGGGCACGGTTGTCGTGCTTGAATCGACAACCTATCCGGGCACGACCGATGAGGATCTGCGGGGTGTGCTCGAAAAGGGCTCGGGATTGAAGGCCGGGACCGATTTTCATCTGGCGTTCTCACCGGAACGCGAGGATCCGGGCAATCCGCAAAGCGTGGTAGCCACGATCCCCAAGGTGGTGGGCGGCTTTACGCCGGCCTGTTTGAAGCGGGCGACCGAGCTCTACTCGATAGCGATCAAAACACTCGTGCCGGTCTCCTCGTGTCGCGTCGCCGAGGCCACCAAGCTGCTCGAGAACACCTTCCGCGGAGTGAACATCGCTTTGGTGAACGAGCTCAAGGTGGTTTACGCGGCGATGGGCATCGATGTCTGGGAGGTTATCAATGCCGCGAAGACCAAGCCTTTCGGCTTCATGGCGTTTTACCCGGGGCCGGGACTGGGGGGGCATTGCATTCCGATCGATCCCTTTTATCTGACCTGGAAGGCGCGCGAATATGGTCAGCACACGCGCTTCATTGAACTGGCGGGCGAGATCAACACCGCCATGCCGGAGCATGTGATCCATCAGGTTGCCGATGCACTCAACGAGCGCAGCAAGCCCGTGCGCGGCAGCCGGGTGCTGGTGCTTGGACTGGCCTACAAGCCGAATGTGGACGACGATCGTGAATCGCCGAGCTACGTGCTGATGGAAATGCTCAAGCAGCGGGGGGCGCTGGTTTCGTATCACGACCCCTATGTGCCTGTGATCAAACCCACGCGGGAGCACCCGCAGTGGGCGGGCACGAAGTCGGTCGCGTGGGATCGCGCAACGATCGCGTCCTTCGACGCGGTGCTGCTGGCGACGAACCACGCGTCCGTGAACTATCAGGAACTGGCCGACTGGGCGCCGTGCATCATCGATACGCGCAACGCGATGGCGCCCGTGCGCACGACGCCAGGGCAGGTGCGGAAGGCGTAG
- a CDS encoding Rpn family recombination-promoting nuclease/putative transposase yields MPDERLHQPHDKLFKSSFGDRNTARAFFRTHFPPAIVAIIDWESLRLESGSFIDDELRSSESDLLYRVGLQAAHRISATADAFVYLLFEHQRREDRWIALRLLTYQTRIWQKYRAAHPLSLALPPILPMVLAQNNQAWSIVPRFHALLDASGEAADFGKSPLSQYVPDFMYGLIQLAALPFTEITGTSLGTLTLRVLKAERTGDLMSDLVWDEALLLDLTPSHMERILRYIVGVGEFDKTTINRKLNTLKTAAIKDNAMTIAEQYRQEGRQEGQQEGRREGQQIGQLIGRIQLLQDLLGRDATPAENLATRSISDLQAMHDSLRASLP; encoded by the coding sequence ATGCCGGACGAACGTTTGCACCAGCCCCATGACAAGCTCTTCAAATCGAGTTTTGGGGACAGGAACACCGCCAGGGCATTTTTCCGGACGCATTTTCCGCCGGCGATCGTTGCGATCATTGACTGGGAAAGTCTGAGATTGGAATCAGGTTCATTTATCGACGATGAACTTCGTTCCTCGGAAAGTGATCTGCTCTATCGGGTAGGGCTGCAAGCCGCTCATCGGATATCAGCCACAGCTGATGCATTTGTCTACCTGCTTTTTGAGCATCAGCGCCGCGAGGACCGATGGATTGCTTTGCGCCTGCTGACCTACCAAACCCGGATCTGGCAGAAGTATCGTGCGGCTCATCCGTTGTCACTGGCATTGCCGCCAATCCTGCCGATGGTCTTGGCGCAGAACAATCAGGCTTGGTCAATTGTTCCTCGTTTTCATGCCCTGCTCGATGCTTCAGGCGAAGCCGCTGATTTCGGAAAATCTCCCCTATCCCAGTACGTGCCTGATTTCATGTATGGGCTGATCCAATTGGCGGCGCTGCCCTTCACGGAAATCACCGGAACGTCGCTGGGCACGCTCACACTGCGGGTGCTCAAGGCTGAACGAACGGGAGATCTGATGAGTGACCTTGTTTGGGACGAAGCGCTCCTGCTTGACCTTACACCCAGCCACATGGAGCGGATACTGCGTTATATCGTGGGCGTGGGTGAATTTGACAAAACGACGATCAATCGGAAACTGAACACACTCAAAACAGCAGCCATCAAGGACAACGCCATGACCATTGCCGAACAGTACAGACAGGAAGGCCGACAGGAAGGTCAGCAGGAGGGGCGCAGGGAGGGCCAGCAAATCGGTCAGTTGATTGGGAGGATTCAGCTCTTGCAGGACCTTTTGGGTCGCGACGCGACTCCGGCTGAGAACCTTGCCACGCGCTCGATCAGCGATTTGCAGGCGATGCATGACTCACTCAGGGCCTCGCTGCCGTAG
- a CDS encoding type II toxin-antitoxin system RelE/ParE family toxin, whose amino-acid sequence MTLRLLSLAEADLLDGFRFYERQQVGVGSYFLDSLYSDIEALRLYAGIHRRLFGYHRLLSKRFPFGVYYDISGDEIRVWRVLDCRRNPRWIKSELKKGQSTGF is encoded by the coding sequence GTGACGCTTCGACTACTCAGCCTGGCGGAAGCCGACTTGTTGGACGGCTTCCGTTTCTATGAACGACAGCAGGTTGGGGTTGGATCCTATTTTCTCGATTCGCTCTACTCCGATATTGAGGCGCTTCGCCTTTATGCCGGCATTCATCGTCGTCTCTTTGGCTATCATCGACTTTTGTCCAAGCGATTTCCGTTCGGGGTCTACTATGACATCTCTGGCGATGAAATCCGTGTCTGGCGCGTGCTTGATTGCCGGCGAAATCCGCGATGGATCAAGTCGGAGCTGAAGAAGGGTCAATCGACTGGATTCTGA
- a CDS encoding YdcF family protein: protein MRWGLSLRGKVAVLLAVAVLVAGGLFGIYPFFSTTQRVDTNILVVEGWVPDYAIRAAADEFGRGGYARILTTGGPVQGMGGYVNDYSTAASIGATRLRALGFGSDQLQMVPSRVMQRDRTYASALALREWLSANLPDTRSVNVMTTDVHARRTRLLFQLALGSRYSVGIIAIPNPDYDPGHWWKYSEGVRDVVGETIAYVYAKLFFWP, encoded by the coding sequence ATGCGTTGGGGGCTTTCGCTGCGGGGAAAGGTTGCGGTCCTGCTTGCCGTGGCGGTGCTGGTGGCAGGCGGACTGTTTGGGATCTATCCGTTTTTCTCCACAACGCAGCGGGTCGATACCAACATTCTGGTCGTCGAGGGGTGGGTGCCGGATTATGCGATTCGCGCGGCGGCGGATGAGTTTGGAAGGGGCGGCTACGCCAGGATTCTGACAACGGGGGGGCCGGTTCAGGGGATGGGTGGGTATGTCAATGATTACAGCACGGCCGCCAGCATTGGCGCGACACGGCTCCGGGCGCTGGGTTTCGGTTCGGATCAACTGCAGATGGTGCCCTCGCGGGTCATGCAGCGCGACCGCACGTACGCATCGGCGCTGGCCTTGCGGGAGTGGCTGTCGGCGAATCTGCCGGATACGCGGAGCGTTAATGTGATGACCACAGATGTGCATGCTAGGCGCACACGACTGCTTTTTCAGCTGGCCTTGGGGAGTCGGTACTCGGTGGGGATCATCGCCATTCCGAACCCGGACTATGATCCGGGCCACTGGTGGAAATACAGCGAGGGCGTCAGGGATGTGGTCGGGGAGACCATCGCGTATGTTTACGCGAAGCTGTTTTTCTGGCCGTGA
- a CDS encoding addiction module protein → MSRLEKLQAMEALWVDLSREEDQFDSPAWHADALRDAERAVSTGGATFTDWEEAKKRIRRKAVRPA, encoded by the coding sequence ATGTCCCGCCTTGAAAAGCTTCAAGCAATGGAGGCGCTTTGGGTGGACTTGAGCCGCGAAGAGGATCAGTTTGACTCTCCTGCCTGGCACGCAGATGCACTAAGGGATGCGGAACGCGCGGTGAGTACCGGCGGGGCGACCTTCACGGACTGGGAGGAAGCAAAGAAGCGGATACGGCGCAAAGCCGTCAGGCCAGCGTGA